The proteins below are encoded in one region of Triticum aestivum cultivar Chinese Spring chromosome 1B, IWGSC CS RefSeq v2.1, whole genome shotgun sequence:
- the LOC123110696 gene encoding probable glutathione S-transferase GSTF1, protein MAPVKVFGPAMSTNVARVLVCLEEVGAEYEVVDIDFKAMEHKSPEHLVRNPFGQIPAFQDGDLLLFESRAIAKYVLRKYKKNEVDLLREGNLKEAAMVDVWTEVDAHTYNPAISPIVYECLINPLMRGLPTNQTVVDESLEKLKKVLDVYEVRLSKHEYLAGDFFSFADLNHFPYTFYFMATPHAALFDSYPHVKAWWERIMARPAVKKLAAQMVPKKP, encoded by the exons ATGGCGCCGGTGAAGGTGTTCGGGCCGGCGATGTCGACGAACGTGGCCCGGGTGCTGGTGTGCCTGGAGGAGGTCGGCGCCGAGTACGAGGTGGTCGACATCGATTTCAAGGCCATGGAGCACAAGAGCCCCGAGCATCTCGTCAGAAAC CCCTTCGGCCAAATCCCTGCCTTCCAGGATGGGGATCTGCTTCTCTTCG AGTCACGCGCAATTGCAAAGTACGTGCTCCGCAAGTACAAGAAGAACGAAGTGGACCTGCTGAGGGAAGGCAACCTGAAGGAAGCGGCAATGGTGGACGTATGGACGGAGGTGGACGCGCACACCTACAACCCGGCCATCTCGCCGATCGTGTACGAGTGCCTCATCAACCCGCTCATGCGCGGCCTGCCGACCAACCAGACGGTGGTGGACGAGAGCCTGGAGAAGCTCAAGAAGGTGCTGGATGTCTACGAGGTGCGGCTGTCCAAGCACGAGTACCTCGCTGGGGACTTCTTCAGCTTCGCGGACCTCAACCACTTCCCCTATACCTTCTACTTCATGGCCACGCCGCACGCGGCCCTCTTCGACTCGTACCCGCACGTCAAGGCCTGGTGGGAGAGGATCATGGCGAGG